Part of the Theropithecus gelada isolate Dixy unplaced genomic scaffold, Tgel_1.0 HiC_scaffold_16046, whole genome shotgun sequence genome, CCAAAagcttactgagcacctattgtCAACAACAGCACTAGGCTTCCTGTGTCCTGCCTCCTGATTCCTTTTCACTCCTTCCAAGTGCACCTTTCCTTGGGCTGCCCTTCTCCTTATTCCTCACCTCCAAAATGAACTCTTGCCTCCTTCCTGCTCCTGAGCAACAAAAATATCCATCCCTTGAACCTTGACAATCTCACCTAAGTCAAGGACGAATTCCCTGGCTAGTAATTCTCGCTAGGTGAAGTGAGGACTCTGCTTATCCTCCCTTGCTCCTTAAACCACTTGGATCTAATTGGCAAATTTCAGAAACGGTGCTGGGGGTGGTTTAGGTTGCTCCATACAACTCCTCAAGAGATCATTTGTATTCTGTGTGCTGAAGGAGGCGTGGAAAAGGAGAAATCTGCTGTACACACCCCCCAGGCCCCCTCGTTCCTGCCTTCCCTTTGCCTCTTCCCTGCACTCTGAGGCTTGAAATGTCCTAAGTTGCTTTTCCCAAGACAATGAGGTGACTCTCATTAGGAATGACAGGAAGTTTCTCTACTCTAAGTCGAGGGgggctcctccctctccctctctgttaGGAGATGCAACTCCCTAATGTGGAGCCTGAAGGCTCCTCtgctgaagaaagcagaagaggTGAGCCCTGAGCCATTAAGCACCAATTCCAGAGCTAGTGCGGCTGCCTCTCCATGCAAGCTGATGTGATGCGGGAGCAGAAACTAAGAGCCTCACAGAGAGTATAGGTCCGGGGCTGGGGGATAAAGGAAACACACGGCAGAGAGGAGAGACAATGGGGCCATTGGGAGAAATACCGGGGAGAGCCCCTGCCTTGCCTGACATTCTCTAATGTTTCCTGTCTGCCACTACCCGCTCTCACCCTGTGAATGAGTTTCAGTTCCTTTCAAGCACATGATCCTTGACCTGAATGAGACTTAGTTCTACAGATCTAGGCAGGCAGGCTGGctgtgatagaaaaaaataagacaaaaaaatctGACAATATGCTAGTAACGTCTGATCCCACTGCAAACATTCAGACCAGTCTATGAGGAATGTAAGAAACTAACAAAATGGACCAACCATTGATTATGTAGAAGTAGTGtacacattaaaaaagaacaaagcttggaGTAATTATAACTCCTTGTTTATTACAGCAGACAAAAGCAGTATCTATACAATATAGAATTGCTAAACTAAACTTGAAAACTTCTGTCAAGTGGGCTGTTCAGCTTTTGAAGAGGTGGAATGCCATGTCCAGTTAGACTTGTTGGATGGACCATGACTAAATTCACCTCCAGGGCTGCCACTCTTACCAGAACCCAGATGAGACCACTGTGTCCCATCAGGGCTTCCGCCTTCCTTCGAGAAGGTCTGATACTCTGCAGCTGCCCTGGAAAGGCACCTTGCCCTTCTATCCACCTTGTCCTTCTGTTATGTTAGACACTGAGGGGGATCTACACCTACACTGTGTCCTCAAAGAACTTTCAGCAACCTGTTCCCTGGGAGTCTGTCACTTCAGAGAAAGAAGTGTGGCTGTCACCTCCCTCATCTTATAGATGGGAAATGAATGAGAGAGATTCTAAGGTGGTGTCAGTAGACTACTAAAgacaacaaaaacacattttaatacaccaaatctttaaaaaccaaaagTCAGTTTATCATCAGTTGCTTTCTCTGTATGAATTCCAATAACTGCTTTCTTTGGTGAACTTACATGTTGCTGGGGGCTTAGAATACTCTGCTGCCCCAGGTCAGAGGAGGCTGGTGATGATTCTGACAAATCCCATTGCCTTGTGTGTGCCCAGAACCCCAGGCCCATCCTTTCCTAGCTGAGGCCATGCTGGACGCCACCAGCATCTCACATGGCTCCTGAGCCTTCCTTTCCCATGGCCGGAGTCTGCCCAGGTTATCTCAAAAGCCCAAAAACAGGAAATGTGTTAGGGAATTAACAATGATCTCTGGGTGGAGGAGCtttaaatgacttattttctgCTTTAAACATTCCTGTATATTCCCCAATGGGCCTTCACCgcctttgtaatttttattaatcaAGGAGTTTCTCATGCTCTCATCTGGAAGAATCTGAAGCCCCGTATACAAGACATTATCCGAGATGTTATTTTTCCACTGATGTGCACAGATGCCGACGAGGAACTTTGGCAAGAAGACCCTTACGAATATATACGCACAAAGTATGATGTGTTTGAAGATTTCCTTTCTCCTACCACTGCTACCCAGACACTTCTGTTTACAGCCTGTAGTAAGAGGAAAGAGGTACTGCAAAAGACTGGGATTTTGTTACCAGATTCTTACAGAACCAAATGCTGACCCTCGAAAAAACGATGGAGCCCTGCATAGGATTGGCTCTTTAGCTGAAATACTTCTGAAGAAAAAGATCTGTAAAGATCAGACAGAATGCATGTTGCAGATTCATGTACTCCCTCTCTTCAGCAGTGAACTAGGCTACGTGAGAGCAAGGGCTTGCTGGGTACTTTACTATTTTTGTGAAGTGAAGTTCAAAAGTGATCAGAACCTTCAAACAGCCTTAGAGCTAACAAGATGTCTGACTGATGATAGAGAAATGCTTGTGAAAGTGGAAGCTGCCATTGCCCTTCAAGTATTGATCAGCAATCAAGAAAAAGCTAAAGAATATATCATGCCATTCATCAGACCTGtcatgcaggctcttttttgtattataagagaaacagaaaacgaTGACCTTACCAATGTAATTCAGAAAATGACCCATGAATATAGCGAAGAAATTACTCCTATTGCAGTAGAAATGACACAACATTTGGCAATGACATTTAACCAAATAATCCAGACGGGGCCAGATGACGAAGGTGGTGATGACAAAGCAGTTACTGCTatgggaattcttttttttccccccctctaCTGAAtgagtctctttttattttcttggtgatCTCTTCCAGTTAACTACTTCCGTTGTAGGTGATGAAATGGGTAAGGCTCCACACTTCAGATGCTGGCACTGCTCTGAGCATGGTCTTTCCCTTTATTGCAACTCACAATCAAAacctttgattcttttttatattccaGTCCCAGAAGTAGTCTCCACTGTAGAAGTTAATTGATGAGTCGTAGCCTACGACCAGCCTCTAGCTCCTCCAGGAACACTACAGGATGAATTTAACTATGCATTAAACTAAAAGGCATTCTCTCAAATATTTGCCATGGGAATTCTTAATACAATTGACACACTGAGGGTAGTTGAAGATCATAAAGAGATAACCCAACAGCTCGAGGGAATCTGCTTACAGGTCATTGGTACTGTTTTATAACAACATGTCTTAGAATTCTCTGAGATCTTCTCTTTGGCGCACAGTTTGACATGTGAACAAGTGTCTCCACAGATGTGGCAGCTACCTTGTATTTGAAGTCTTTGAGCAAGATGGCtttaattattttacagataTGATGCCCTTCCTTCATAACTATGTAGC contains:
- the LOC112617337 gene encoding LOW QUALITY PROTEIN: importin-7-like (The sequence of the model RefSeq protein was modified relative to this genomic sequence to represent the inferred CDS: inserted 4 bases in 2 codons; substituted 1 base at 1 genomic stop codon), which produces MCTDADEELWQEDPYEYIRTKYDVFEDFLSPTTATQTLLFTACSKRKEVLQKTXGFCYQILTEPNADPRKNDGALHRIGSLAEILLKKKICKDQTECMLQIHVLPLFSSELGYVRARACWVLYYFCEVKFKSDQNLQTALELTRCLTDDREMLVKVEAAIALQVLISNQEKAKEYIMPFIRPVMQALFCIIRETENDDLTNVIQKMTHEYSEEITPIAVEMTQHLAMTFNQIIQTGPDDEGGDDKAVTAMGILNTIDTLRVVEDHKEITQQLEGICLQVIGTVLXQHVLEFSEIFSLAHSLTCEQVSPQMWQLXLVFEVFEQDGFNYFTDMMPFLHNYVAVDTDTLLSDTNYLEMIYSLYKKVFIGVAEDAECHAAKLFEVIILQCKGRGIDQRNWGVMKMILMKMGKNIWRFWLSRLVMMEMMKIEMMMWKRLLEKAIPQSLMMKITLLMNPDRRKLPTVSTIRSFVTALYLISPLGGELKVLFSPSMFGPISSCKLWSKSIPQKKFREMPVKVVSYMSGLTGNRLAASEKNSVSPVLEDGSCSQQPSSDG